The following proteins are encoded in a genomic region of Opitutus sp.:
- a CDS encoding site-specific DNA-methyltransferase produces MGSKPGYKTKLGTAVVGDSLELLAAIPSNSVNLVVTSPPYALHFKKAYGNADKHNYVEWFLPFAKEIHRILTDDGSFVLNIGGSYNQGSPTKSLYQFHLLIALVEQVGFHLAQDCFWYNPAKMPVPAEWVTIRRIRIKDSVEYVWWLSKTKNPKASNRRVLKEYSPDMLRLAERDKIATQRPSGHVINESWKDTTAKGAIPSNVVESMDDEAPDSMLKMGNNSANDKYTLRCKEAGVTIHPARFPAALPEFFIKLTTEPGDLVIDPFSGSNTTGSVCEKLGRTWKSFELNEEYVRGGIYRF; encoded by the coding sequence ATGGGTTCCAAGCCAGGCTATAAGACCAAACTTGGCACCGCCGTAGTTGGAGACTCACTCGAACTCCTCGCAGCCATCCCATCTAACTCCGTAAACTTAGTCGTTACTTCACCACCATACGCACTTCACTTTAAAAAAGCGTATGGCAATGCCGATAAACATAATTACGTGGAGTGGTTTTTGCCTTTCGCAAAAGAAATTCACCGAATTCTAACAGACGATGGATCATTCGTTTTAAATATAGGCGGAAGCTACAACCAAGGATCGCCAACTAAATCACTATATCAATTCCATCTATTGATCGCGCTTGTAGAGCAAGTGGGGTTTCATTTAGCCCAAGATTGCTTCTGGTATAATCCAGCCAAAATGCCTGTTCCTGCTGAGTGGGTAACGATACGCAGAATCAGAATAAAAGACTCGGTAGAATACGTGTGGTGGCTTAGTAAAACCAAAAACCCAAAAGCATCGAATCGCCGAGTGCTAAAAGAATATAGTCCAGACATGCTAAGATTGGCCGAACGTGACAAAATAGCTACTCAACGCCCATCTGGACATGTGATAAACGAAAGCTGGAAAGATACAACGGCTAAGGGCGCAATCCCTTCAAATGTAGTAGAATCCATGGATGATGAAGCACCCGATTCGATGCTTAAAATGGGAAATAATTCAGCAAATGATAAATACACGCTCAGATGCAAAGAGGCTGGCGTAACAATTCATCCGGCACGTTTCCCCGCTGCGCTACCCGAATTTTTCATCAAGCTGACAACAGAACCAGGCGATTTAGTAATCGATCCATTTTCAGGCTCAAACACAACAGGCTCAGTATGTGAAAAACTTGGAAGAACCTGGAAGTCGTTTGAGCTAAATGAAGAATACGTTAGAGGCGGAATATACCGGTTCTAA
- a CDS encoding CPBP family intramembrane metalloprotease, producing METLRFNFGFWLGLFLPLFSLLLLNGFYNPLLVDSPVLYWSVDLFTWLLVPLVTLYVFSKRGGNFKDLGFSLPCSVSQWIQYLLFCSAAIFLFYHVYVGVQAWSKLVFSVNYLANGFNYGSLIPRGGLAGFFVLLWFSLTAGVVEELFFRSFVRRFFGFGFSASFLFVIVSSFLFSVIHWEGGIQNLVPTFAVGVFSSIFYVLYPNITVLMIAHTITDIIVFG from the coding sequence ATGGAAACCCTTCGATTTAATTTTGGTTTCTGGTTGGGCTTATTTCTACCCTTATTTTCTTTGCTCTTATTGAACGGTTTTTACAATCCATTGCTGGTGGATTCGCCGGTTTTATATTGGTCTGTGGATTTATTTACTTGGTTATTGGTTCCTTTGGTGACTTTGTATGTTTTTTCAAAGCGCGGTGGTAATTTTAAGGATCTAGGATTTTCATTGCCGTGTTCAGTCTCTCAGTGGATTCAGTATTTGCTTTTTTGTTCTGCTGCCATCTTTCTGTTTTATCACGTTTATGTGGGTGTTCAGGCTTGGTCGAAGTTGGTTTTCAGTGTTAATTATTTAGCAAATGGGTTTAATTATGGCTCACTAATTCCGCGCGGTGGTTTGGCCGGATTTTTTGTTTTACTGTGGTTTTCACTTACGGCTGGAGTTGTAGAGGAGCTTTTTTTTAGGTCATTTGTTCGTCGTTTTTTTGGTTTTGGCTTTAGCGCTAGTTTTCTTTTCGTGATTGTTTCATCTTTTCTGTTTTCTGTTATTCATTGGGAAGGCGGAATTCAGAATTTGGTTCCTACGTTTGCGGTTGGTGTTTTCTCATCAATTTTTTATGTTTTGTACCCCAACATCACGGTGTTAATGATTGCTCACACCATTACTGATATTATCGTTTTCGGATGA
- a CDS encoding PIN domain nuclease gives MKVLVDSTVWIDFLRNRNTPHTDKLVELIQARADLCLCGFIMTEVLQGIREEKQYVMTKQQFGNLIYLESDQSTFELGATIYRNLRKEGITIRNSIDCLIAATVIQHGVCLLENDRDFTFIDQHYPMSRVMS, from the coding sequence GTGAAGGTCCTTGTTGATTCGACTGTTTGGATAGATTTTCTTCGTAATCGAAATACTCCTCATACCGACAAATTGGTTGAGTTGATTCAGGCTCGTGCTGATTTGTGTTTATGCGGTTTTATTATGACCGAGGTGCTTCAAGGTATTCGAGAGGAAAAGCAGTATGTGATGACCAAGCAGCAATTTGGTAATCTGATTTATTTAGAATCAGACCAATCTACTTTTGAATTAGGTGCGACAATATATCGGAATTTGAGGAAAGAGGGTATTACTATCAGGAATTCGATAGATTGTTTAATTGCCGCCACGGTTATTCAGCATGGCGTTTGCTTACTTGAGAATGACCGCGATTTTACTTTTATCGATCAGCACTATCCGATGAGCCGAGTGATGTCGTGA
- a CDS encoding helix-turn-helix domain-containing protein, with product MIEDPENWISQSEAARLRDVSRQAISKLVQAKRLRTFSFGGHIFVSKADVLAFEPNPAGRKPNKK from the coding sequence ATGATTGAGGACCCAGAAAATTGGATAAGTCAATCAGAGGCAGCTCGTTTGCGCGATGTTTCACGGCAGGCTATTTCGAAATTAGTTCAGGCTAAGCGCCTTCGCACTTTCTCTTTTGGCGGGCATATTTTCGTTTCTAAGGCTGATGTTTTGGCTTTCGAACCGAATCCCGCAGGACGAAAACCAAATAAAAAATGA
- a CDS encoding DUF3592 domain-containing protein: MNAALTIGALALILAPIAFTAMTVIEARRVLRFLRAGVRTDGEIIGEELHGVRYRASYPVVRFRDSDGSIRQFRSLISKKTDQFIHPEKVTVIYLPESPDMAELFSGFHPYKHLVGITFALMLSVAFAVFSLPMFFD, from the coding sequence ATGAACGCGGCACTAACAATAGGCGCTCTTGCGCTAATCTTGGCACCAATAGCTTTCACTGCGATGACGGTGATTGAGGCGCGTAGGGTGTTGCGCTTCTTGCGTGCCGGTGTGCGCACTGACGGCGAGATCATCGGGGAGGAGCTTCATGGCGTCAGGTATCGCGCATCTTACCCGGTCGTTCGTTTTCGTGATTCCGATGGCTCTATTCGTCAGTTTCGTTCGCTCATTTCAAAGAAGACAGATCAGTTTATTCATCCAGAGAAGGTCACGGTGATCTATTTGCCGGAGAGCCCCGATATGGCGGAGTTATTTTCCGGATTTCATCCATACAAGCATCTCGTTGGAATCACTTTTGCTTTGATGCTATCGGTAGCCTTCGCAGTCTTCTCATTACCGATGTTCTTCGATTGA
- a CDS encoding type II toxin-antitoxin system VapB family antitoxin, with amino-acid sequence MKRTNIVLDDRLVGEALKLTGLKTQKELIHYALTQLVRHESQLGLLNLRGAVNWDGDLNAMRKGRVA; translated from the coding sequence ATGAAACGAACAAACATAGTTCTCGATGATCGGTTGGTTGGTGAAGCCTTAAAATTGACTGGTCTGAAGACTCAAAAAGAGCTTATTCATTATGCGCTTACGCAGTTAGTGCGTCATGAGTCGCAGCTCGGACTGTTGAATCTTCGCGGCGCCGTAAACTGGGATGGTGATTTGAATGCGATGCGGAAAGGGCGCGTAGCGTGA
- a CDS encoding cysteine hydrolase codes for MKALLLIDIQKGFDHPKWGVRNNPDAEKNAQKLLFHFRERRLPVFHIRHDSTEAESPLRPDRAGNEIKDIVQPIVGEEVIGKTVNSAFIGTSLYEKLKLLGVDKLVLAGLTTPHCISTSARMGANLGFEVIVISDATAAYEWIAHDKSNVSAEDMHFYSLAALNGEFATINNTVDIIENHGA; via the coding sequence ATGAAGGCCTTGCTATTAATCGATATTCAAAAGGGGTTTGATCACCCAAAATGGGGCGTGCGTAATAATCCCGATGCAGAAAAAAATGCACAAAAGCTATTATTCCATTTCAGGGAGCGACGCTTGCCGGTATTTCACATACGACATGATTCAACAGAGGCTGAATCCCCTTTGCGTCCTGATCGTGCTGGTAATGAAATCAAGGATATAGTCCAGCCAATCGTCGGCGAAGAGGTTATTGGAAAGACTGTGAACAGTGCTTTTATTGGGACTTCTCTTTATGAAAAATTGAAGTTACTTGGTGTGGATAAGCTCGTGTTAGCAGGTCTTACGACGCCGCATTGTATTTCTACCTCGGCCCGAATGGGGGCAAATTTAGGTTTTGAGGTAATAGTAATTTCTGATGCGACGGCAGCTTATGAATGGATTGCCCACGATAAAAGTAATGTTTCAGCTGAAGATATGCACTTTTATTCGCTAGCGGCATTGAATGGTGAATTCGCAACCATAAATAATACTGTAGATATAATTGAAAACCACGGAGCCTAA
- a CDS encoding pyridoxamine 5'-phosphate oxidase family protein gives MFSPRSNGEKMAQSLYSTTKRALAFYDKQMLDSLNQAMKDFILRQEMVFIATSDASGECDSSFRAGLPGFIRVLDEKTLIYPEYRGNGVMASIGNIMENNHIGMMFIDFFESTVGLHVNGTAQILENDQLLVLTNLPDSVLSDLKAKGVRKPERWIKVSVLEAYIHCSKHVPLLAKLDKKIHWGTDNSIHKGGDYFGVNG, from the coding sequence ATGTTTTCACCTCGTTCGAATGGCGAAAAAATGGCCCAAAGTTTATACTCTACTACCAAAAGAGCACTAGCTTTTTATGATAAGCAAATGCTTGATTCTTTGAATCAGGCAATGAAGGATTTTATATTGCGCCAAGAAATGGTTTTTATTGCAACTTCAGATGCATCTGGAGAATGTGATAGTTCATTTCGTGCAGGCTTGCCTGGTTTTATTCGTGTTCTTGACGAAAAAACATTAATATATCCTGAGTATCGTGGTAATGGAGTGATGGCTAGTATTGGCAATATAATGGAAAATAATCATATCGGAATGATGTTTATCGATTTTTTTGAGAGTACAGTTGGATTGCATGTTAATGGTACAGCTCAAATCCTAGAAAATGATCAACTTTTGGTTCTCACTAATTTACCCGATTCTGTATTGTCGGATTTAAAAGCTAAGGGTGTGCGAAAGCCGGAACGCTGGATTAAGGTTTCTGTATTGGAGGCATATATTCATTGTTCAAAGCATGTTCCACTTTTGGCTAAGCTTGATAAGAAAATTCACTGGGGCACGGACAATAGTATTCATAAAGGTGGCGATTACTTTGGCGTTAATGGTTAA